A genomic stretch from Oleomonas cavernae includes:
- a CDS encoding site-specific DNA-methyltransferase translates to MAKRSIIINMPLEALKPRAGNPRTHSPRQIEQIASSILRFGFTNPVLVDAKGGVVAGHGRIAAAQQLGWKEVPTLCLADLSEDEIRAYVIADNRLAELAGWDKALLGLEFQYLSNLEIDLDLTVTGFNLPEIDALIAGLDEETSTDPADVVPPIDPGPAVTRPGDVWVMGKHRLICGDSLSAETYARLLGEERAQMVFTDPPYNVPINRHVCGLGQTQHREFAMASGEMTPTAFTAFLTSVFEHLVKFSSDGAIHFQCMDWRHMNEMLAAGGAAYTELKNLCVWAKNNGGMGSFYRSQHELVFVYKAGKAPHINNVELGKHGRYRTNVWHHPGISSFGAGRDDLALHPTVKPVALVADAIRDCSRRNGIVLDAFTGSGTTLVAAAKTGRQGYGIEIDPIYCDVVVRRLKAVCKFEAVLEGTGQAFEEVAVARRAETVEAAE, encoded by the coding sequence ATGGCAAAGCGCAGCATCATCATCAATATGCCGCTCGAGGCCTTGAAGCCCCGCGCCGGTAATCCGCGTACCCACAGCCCCAGGCAGATCGAGCAGATCGCAAGTTCGATCCTGCGCTTTGGCTTCACCAACCCGGTGCTGGTCGATGCGAAGGGTGGCGTCGTTGCCGGTCACGGCCGCATCGCGGCTGCCCAGCAGTTGGGCTGGAAGGAAGTCCCCACCCTCTGCCTTGCCGATCTCAGCGAAGACGAGATCCGGGCCTATGTCATTGCCGACAACCGCCTGGCCGAACTGGCCGGCTGGGACAAGGCTTTGCTGGGTCTCGAGTTCCAGTATCTGAGCAACCTGGAGATCGACCTCGACCTGACGGTGACCGGCTTCAACCTGCCCGAGATCGATGCCCTGATCGCCGGGCTGGACGAGGAGACCTCGACCGATCCTGCCGATGTGGTGCCGCCCATCGATCCCGGCCCGGCGGTGACCCGCCCGGGCGATGTCTGGGTCATGGGCAAGCACCGGCTGATCTGTGGGGATTCGCTGTCAGCCGAGACCTATGCCCGGCTGCTGGGCGAGGAGCGGGCCCAGATGGTCTTTACCGACCCACCCTACAATGTGCCGATCAACCGCCATGTCTGCGGCCTGGGCCAGACCCAGCACCGGGAATTCGCCATGGCCTCGGGCGAGATGACCCCGACCGCGTTCACCGCCTTCCTGACCTCGGTCTTCGAGCATCTGGTCAAGTTCTCGAGCGACGGCGCCATCCACTTCCAGTGCATGGACTGGCGCCACATGAACGAGATGCTGGCCGCCGGCGGTGCCGCCTACACCGAGCTCAAGAACCTCTGCGTCTGGGCCAAGAACAATGGCGGCATGGGTTCGTTCTACCGGTCTCAGCATGAACTGGTGTTCGTCTACAAGGCGGGCAAGGCCCCGCACATCAACAATGTCGAGCTGGGCAAGCACGGGCGCTACCGCACCAATGTCTGGCATCACCCGGGGATCAGCAGCTTCGGCGCCGGGCGGGATGATCTGGCCCTGCACCCCACGGTGAAGCCGGTGGCCCTGGTGGCCGATGCGATCCGCGACTGTTCGCGCCGCAACGGCATCGTGCTCGATGCCTTCACCGGATCGGGGACCACCCTGGTGGCCGCGGCCAAGACCGGCCGGCAGGGCTATGGCATCGAGATCGACCCGATCTATTGCGATGTCGTCGTCAGGCGTCTGAAGGCAGTGTGCAAGTTCGAGGCGGTGCTGGAAGGCACCGGCCAGGCCTTCGAAGAGGTGGCGGTCGCGCGGCGAGCCGAGACGGTGGAGGCGGCAGAATGA